In Solanum pennellii chromosome 7, SPENNV200, the following are encoded in one genomic region:
- the LOC107025262 gene encoding squamosa promoter-binding protein 1-like: IYIFVFFFFSSPSTLVNHFFFLSKETANNQLKYMEKNDDLLVISTSENTNKKIITTNNNKKLLSNSSPSSLIRSCQAEKCNVDLSDAKQYHKRHKVCEYHAKSQVVVVAGLRQRFCQQCSRFHELTEFDESKRSCRRRLAGHNERRRKSTSSSSSSSSYADRIHISTQENPTHKNFHLR, from the exons atatatatctttgttttcttcttcttttcttcaccaTCAACTTtagtaaatcattttttttttctctctaagGAAACTGctaataatcaattaaaatacatgGAGAAAAATGATGATTTGTTAGTAATTTCCACTAGTGAAAAtactaacaaaaaaatcatcacaacaaataataacaagaaattattatcaaattcttctccttcttcattaatAAGAAGTTGTCAAGCTGAGAAATGTAATGTTGATTTAAGTGATGCTAAGCAATACCATAAGAGGCATAAAGTCTGTGAATATCATGCTAAATCTCAAGTCGTCGTCGTCGCTGGACTCCGCCAACGTTTCTGTCAACAATGCAGCCG ATTTCATGAGCTGACGGAATTTGATGAATCGAAAAGGAGTTGCCGGAGACGTTTGGCTGGACACAACGAAAGGCGAAGAAAGAGtacatcatcgtcatcatcttcatcatcatatGCAGATCGAATTCATATATCTACCCAAGAAAATCCAACTCACAAAAACTTTCACTTACGTTGA
- the LOC107024434 gene encoding mitotic checkpoint serine/threonine-protein kinase BUB1 isoform X1 — MAMAVISKNQSNTTSSDDPLLPWLWSIEKSLKERKSIDGRDLHELCSNCISTFKNNPRYQNDVRFLKIWFLYMDSSSNHESIYREIEQNKICLFNSLLYETYALLLEAKGRLIDAFLIYHLGISRNAEPLGRLKKAQVLFLERMSEKVTAGSIQKMDIVSENGGACVNPWVISTIKNLLQKKNPEIIRYDGYHPSKKAYSGKVALSTLQKSARNKTIDIGGYSYQIKGCAGQGGFAQVFKACCDGNPDEVVALKIQKPAFPWEFYIYRQLDMRIPEKERLSFGYAHRLHLYSDYSILVSDFLANGTLQDAINSNVVLGGAMEEVLCIYYTIEMLCILEILHDTRIIHGDFKPDNLLIRYARDDLADDVENFRHRTGSWREQGLSLVDWGRGIDLSLFPDQTEFIGDSRTSGFRCIQMQEQKPWKYQVDAYGLCVIVHMMLHNSYMEIERRPSPHGGHSYQPKLPFKRYWKVELWKNLFTKLLNVDHTEDHKSMLKSLRESFQDYMCSNPQLIKKLRHLLAKQKTSLCSS, encoded by the exons ATGGCAATGGCCGtcatttcaaaaaatcaaaGCAATACAACTAGCTCCGACGACCCGTTATTGCCTTGGTTATG GTCAATTGAGAAATCACTGAAAGAGCGAAAGTCAATTGATGGAAGAGATCTGCATGAGCTTTGCTCGAACTGCATCAGTACCTTTAAGAACAATCCTCGGTACCAAAACGACGTCAGATTTCTCAAgatttggtttctatat ATGGATAGCAGTTCGAATCACGAAAGCATATATAGAGAAATTGAGCAGAATAAGATTTGTCTGTTCAATTCTTTGCTTTACGAGACATATGCGTTACTCCTAGAGGCAAAAGGGAGGTTAATTGATGCATTTCTCATTTACCATTTGGGAATTTCAAG GAATGCTGAGCCTTTGGGCAGATTGAAGAAGGCACAAGTGTTGTTTCTTGAGAGAATGTCTGAGAAAGTAACAGCTGGTTCAATACAGAAG ATGGACATTGTGTCGGAGAATGGTGGAGCTTGTGTCAATCCATGGGTGATCTCAACAATTAAAAATCTGTTGCAGAAGAAGAATCCTGAGATAATAAGATATGAT GGATACCATCCAAGCAAAAAGGCGTATTCAGGAAAGGTAGCACTGTCAACTTTGCAGAAATCTGCCAGGAATAAAACTATTGATATAG GTGGATACAGCTATCAGATCAAGGGATGTGCAGGTCAGGGAGGATTTGCTCAAGTATTTAAAGCATGTTGTGATGGTAATCCAGATGAGGTTGTCGCACTTAAG ATTCAAAAGCCAGCTTTCCCATGGGAATTCTACATTTATCGTCAACTGGATATGAGAATTCCTGAAAAAGAA AGATTAAGCTTTGGGTATGCCCACAGATTGCATCTATATTCGGACTACAGCATACTTGTTTCTGACTTCCTGGCTAATGGCACACTTCAG GATGCAATCAATTCCAATGTTGTGCTTGGTGGGGCCATGGAGGAAGTATTATGCATTTATTACACCATTGAGATGCTCTGCATTTTAGAAATTTTGCATGATACCCGGATTATTCATGGCGACTTCAAACCAGATAATCTTCTGATTCGTTATGCAAG GGACGATCTGGCAGATGACGTGGAAAATTTTCGTCACCGTACTGGTTCATGGAGGGAACAG GGACTTAGCCTTGTCGACTGGGGACGGGGTATAGACCTGAGTCTTTTCCCTGACCAGACCGAGTTTATAGGGGACAGTCGAACTTCTGGTTTCCGCTGCATCCAAATGCAAGAACAAAAACCATGGAAGTATCAG GTGGATGCATATGGCCTCTGTGTTATTGTACACATGATGCTTCACAATTCATACATGGAGATTGAGAGAAGACCTTCTCCCCATGGTGGCCATAGTTATCAACCTAAGTTGCCTTTTAAGCG ATACTGGAAAGTTGAACTCTGGAAGAACCTATTCACCAAGTTACTTAACGTAGACCACACTGAAGATCATAAGAGCATGTTGAAAAGCCTGAGGGAATCATTCCAGGATTATATGTGCTCAAATCCTCAGCTGATTAAAAAGCTTAGGCATTTGCTGGCAAAGCAAAAAACTTCCTTATGTTCTTCATAG
- the LOC107024434 gene encoding mitotic checkpoint serine/threonine-protein kinase BUB1 isoform X2, translated as MDSSSNHESIYREIEQNKICLFNSLLYETYALLLEAKGRLIDAFLIYHLGISRNAEPLGRLKKAQVLFLERMSEKVTAGSIQKMDIVSENGGACVNPWVISTIKNLLQKKNPEIIRYDGYHPSKKAYSGKVALSTLQKSARNKTIDIGGYSYQIKGCAGQGGFAQVFKACCDGNPDEVVALKIQKPAFPWEFYIYRQLDMRIPEKERLSFGYAHRLHLYSDYSILVSDFLANGTLQDAINSNVVLGGAMEEVLCIYYTIEMLCILEILHDTRIIHGDFKPDNLLIRYARDDLADDVENFRHRTGSWREQGLSLVDWGRGIDLSLFPDQTEFIGDSRTSGFRCIQMQEQKPWKYQVDAYGLCVIVHMMLHNSYMEIERRPSPHGGHSYQPKLPFKRYWKVELWKNLFTKLLNVDHTEDHKSMLKSLRESFQDYMCSNPQLIKKLRHLLAKQKTSLCSS; from the exons ATGGATAGCAGTTCGAATCACGAAAGCATATATAGAGAAATTGAGCAGAATAAGATTTGTCTGTTCAATTCTTTGCTTTACGAGACATATGCGTTACTCCTAGAGGCAAAAGGGAGGTTAATTGATGCATTTCTCATTTACCATTTGGGAATTTCAAG GAATGCTGAGCCTTTGGGCAGATTGAAGAAGGCACAAGTGTTGTTTCTTGAGAGAATGTCTGAGAAAGTAACAGCTGGTTCAATACAGAAG ATGGACATTGTGTCGGAGAATGGTGGAGCTTGTGTCAATCCATGGGTGATCTCAACAATTAAAAATCTGTTGCAGAAGAAGAATCCTGAGATAATAAGATATGAT GGATACCATCCAAGCAAAAAGGCGTATTCAGGAAAGGTAGCACTGTCAACTTTGCAGAAATCTGCCAGGAATAAAACTATTGATATAG GTGGATACAGCTATCAGATCAAGGGATGTGCAGGTCAGGGAGGATTTGCTCAAGTATTTAAAGCATGTTGTGATGGTAATCCAGATGAGGTTGTCGCACTTAAG ATTCAAAAGCCAGCTTTCCCATGGGAATTCTACATTTATCGTCAACTGGATATGAGAATTCCTGAAAAAGAA AGATTAAGCTTTGGGTATGCCCACAGATTGCATCTATATTCGGACTACAGCATACTTGTTTCTGACTTCCTGGCTAATGGCACACTTCAG GATGCAATCAATTCCAATGTTGTGCTTGGTGGGGCCATGGAGGAAGTATTATGCATTTATTACACCATTGAGATGCTCTGCATTTTAGAAATTTTGCATGATACCCGGATTATTCATGGCGACTTCAAACCAGATAATCTTCTGATTCGTTATGCAAG GGACGATCTGGCAGATGACGTGGAAAATTTTCGTCACCGTACTGGTTCATGGAGGGAACAG GGACTTAGCCTTGTCGACTGGGGACGGGGTATAGACCTGAGTCTTTTCCCTGACCAGACCGAGTTTATAGGGGACAGTCGAACTTCTGGTTTCCGCTGCATCCAAATGCAAGAACAAAAACCATGGAAGTATCAG GTGGATGCATATGGCCTCTGTGTTATTGTACACATGATGCTTCACAATTCATACATGGAGATTGAGAGAAGACCTTCTCCCCATGGTGGCCATAGTTATCAACCTAAGTTGCCTTTTAAGCG ATACTGGAAAGTTGAACTCTGGAAGAACCTATTCACCAAGTTACTTAACGTAGACCACACTGAAGATCATAAGAGCATGTTGAAAAGCCTGAGGGAATCATTCCAGGATTATATGTGCTCAAATCCTCAGCTGATTAAAAAGCTTAGGCATTTGCTGGCAAAGCAAAAAACTTCCTTATGTTCTTCATAG